One genomic region from Halosolutus amylolyticus encodes:
- a CDS encoding N-acyl-D-amino-acid deacylase family protein: MTFDLLLTNARIVDGTGAPWFRGAVGVADGRIDTVSRQPNPDLAAEECLDVDGDVVCPGFIDTHSHSDLQLFEDPLLEPKLRQGITTEILGQDGFSVAPIPDKEAAAQWADKLSGLDGRVDREWTWGGVGDYLDAAEESGVAPNVGTLVGHGAVRFAVMGMDDRAPTDDELDEMVDVVSESLEAGAFGFSTALVITPCSYANTAEIRSLASQLKPYGRPFVAHIRSERGDIWEALDEFVDIGADADVPVHLSHAKLGGPPQHGKADRMRQLFDAARERGVDFTADQYPYTASSTLLSYVLPPWVHAGGTEQTLEYLRDEEARKRIQRDVEEFRIDGWDNPGAYSGWENVVVTNVQSEANADCEGENIAAIARERDTEPILAVCDLLAEEELGVSILNHFIDEDDVQKILADPRVNVITDGLFGGKPHPRVYGAFPKVLGTYARDENVLNLVEAIRKMTSQPARAMGLQRKGIVRPGMDADLVVFDPEAVESPATYERPKQHPKGIYHVLVNGEFAVRDGETTGAMPGEVLRA; the protein is encoded by the coding sequence ATGACATTCGACTTACTCCTCACCAACGCCCGAATAGTCGACGGTACCGGTGCGCCTTGGTTTCGTGGGGCCGTCGGCGTTGCGGACGGACGCATCGACACGGTTAGTCGACAACCCAATCCAGACCTCGCCGCCGAGGAGTGCCTCGACGTCGACGGCGACGTGGTCTGTCCAGGGTTTATCGACACGCACTCCCATTCCGACCTGCAGTTGTTCGAGGATCCGCTCCTTGAACCGAAGCTTCGGCAGGGGATCACGACCGAGATCCTCGGACAGGATGGGTTCTCAGTCGCGCCTATCCCTGACAAGGAGGCCGCGGCACAGTGGGCCGACAAGCTCAGCGGACTTGACGGGCGGGTCGATCGTGAGTGGACGTGGGGCGGCGTCGGCGACTACCTCGACGCAGCTGAGGAGAGCGGAGTCGCGCCGAACGTCGGCACGCTTGTCGGTCACGGCGCGGTCCGCTTCGCGGTGATGGGGATGGACGACCGTGCACCGACCGACGACGAACTGGACGAGATGGTCGATGTCGTCTCCGAGTCACTCGAAGCCGGCGCGTTCGGATTCTCAACTGCGTTGGTCATTACTCCCTGTTCTTACGCCAACACCGCTGAAATCCGGTCCTTAGCGAGTCAGTTGAAACCTTATGGACGCCCGTTCGTCGCGCACATCCGCAGCGAACGCGGAGACATCTGGGAGGCGCTCGACGAGTTTGTCGATATCGGGGCGGACGCCGACGTCCCGGTCCACCTCTCGCACGCTAAGCTCGGCGGCCCGCCACAGCACGGCAAGGCCGACCGGATGAGACAGCTGTTCGATGCCGCCCGTGAGCGAGGTGTCGACTTCACTGCCGACCAGTATCCCTACACCGCCAGCAGCACACTGCTGTCGTATGTCCTCCCACCGTGGGTCCACGCGGGCGGCACCGAGCAGACACTGGAGTACCTCCGCGACGAGGAGGCCCGCAAGCGTATTCAGCGTGACGTTGAGGAATTTCGGATCGACGGCTGGGACAACCCCGGTGCCTACTCCGGATGGGAGAACGTCGTCGTAACAAACGTCCAGTCTGAGGCCAACGCGGACTGCGAGGGGGAGAACATCGCCGCGATCGCCCGCGAGCGCGACACCGAACCTATCCTCGCGGTCTGCGACCTACTGGCTGAGGAAGAACTTGGCGTGAGCATCCTCAACCATTTCATCGACGAGGATGATGTCCAGAAAATCCTCGCAGACCCGCGTGTGAACGTCATCACCGACGGGCTGTTCGGCGGCAAGCCTCACCCGCGCGTCTATGGGGCGTTCCCGAAGGTTCTCGGCACCTATGCCCGTGACGAAAATGTGCTCAATCTGGTGGAAGCGATCCGCAAGATGACATCCCAGCCGGCGCGAGCGATGGGGCTCCAGCGGAAGGGGATCGTTCGCCCTGGCATGGACGCCGACCTCGTCGTCTTCGACCCGGAGGCCGTCGAGTCGCCGGCGACCTACGAGCGTCCGAAGCAACACCCGAAGGGGATCTACCACGTCCTTGTCAACGGCGAGTTCGCGGTGAGAGACGGGGAGACAACCGGTGCGATGCCCGGTGAAGTGCTACGTGCTTAA